DNA from Aureimonas sp. AU20:
TGCCGCCGCTGGCGGTGGATCGGAGCAATCTCCCGGCGTCCTACAAGACGATCTACCGCAAGGACCTACCGGCCGAGATGTCGGCCGACCTGTCCAACTGATCCCCGCTTCGCGGCGGGGCGGCGGGTTCGCCGCCCCGCATCTTCCCTGAGCGCTTTGGGTCTCCCGCGCTCGCTGGTCGGGATGGCATGGGATGCAAGACGACATTCTCGACATGCAGGGCATGGAAAAGGCCTTCAACGGCATTCCCGTCCTGAAGAAGGCGCGCTTCGAGCTGCGTCGCGGCGAGATCCACGCGCTGATGGGCGGCAACGGCGCGGGCAAGTCGACGCTGATGAAGATCCTGACCGGCGTGTATCTGCGCGACGCCGGCACACTGACACTCGACGGCAAGGCCGAGACCTTCGCCACACCCGCCGAGGCGGAAGGCGCGGGCGTCGCGATGATCTTCCAGGAGCTCAGCCTCGTGCCGACGCTCACCGTCGCGCAGAACATCTTCCTCCATCGCGAGCCGCGTCGCGGCGCCTTTGTGGACGATCGCGAGGCCTGCCGGCAGGCGCAGGCGATCCTCGACGATCTCGGCGAGGCCATCGACCCGCGCATGCCGGTGGAACTGCTCAGCACCGGCGCGCGGCAGATGGTGGAGATCGCCAAGGCCCTGTCCAAGAAGGCGCGCGTCCTCATCATGGACGAGCCGACCTCCTCGCTTTCCGACACGGAAACGCAGTCGCTGTTTCGTATCGCGCGCCGGCTGAAGGAGCGCGGCGTCGCCATCGTCTACATCTCTCATCGCATGTCGGAGATCTTCGAGATCTGCGACCGGGTGACGGTGATGCGCGACGGCGCGACCGTTCTGACCGACGACTGCGCGAACGTCTCCATGGAACGGCTGATCGAGGCCATGCTCGGCGGCGGATCGGTCGGCTCGCTGCAATGGCGCGAGCGCCCGCCCTCGGCCGATACGGGGGCCGTGCTGGAGGTGCGCAACCTCGATGTCGCGGGCCGCGTCCACGACGTGTCCTTCTCGATCCGCGCCGGTGAGATCGTCGGGCTCGCGGGTCTCATGGGCTCGGGCCGCACCGAGATCGCCGAGGCCATCTTCGGCGTGCGGGCCGCCACTGGCGGCGAAATCCGCATCGAGGGCAAGCCGGTTCGTTCCACCGACGAGGCCATGGCGGCGGGCGTCGCGCTGGTGCCGGAGGACCGGCGCCGGCAGGGCCTGGTGCTCGATCATTCCGTCCAGAGCAATTTCGCCCTGCCGAGCCTCAAGCGCTTCAGTAAAGGGCTGTTCGTGCGGGACCGCGCGGCAGCGAACGAGGCGCGCCAGTCGATCCGCGACCTGAAGATCCGCACCGACGGGCCGGGCAAAGTGGTCCAGCTCCTGTCGGGCGGCAACCAGCAGAAGGTGGTGCTCGCCAAATGGCTGGCCCGCCACCCCAAGCTCCTGATCCTCGACGAGCCGACGGTCGGCGTCGACATCGGCGCCAAGACCGACATCGTCGAGATCGTGCGCGAGATCGCCGACCGGGGCACGGCGGTTCTCGTCATCTCGTCCGAGTTCGAGGAACTGCTCGCCCTCAGCGACAGGCTGGTCGTGCTGCACGACGGGCGGGTCGTCAAAACCCTGGAAAGACGCGACATCGCATCGGAGGAGGTCCTGCATCATGCAGTCCAAGGCTAGCCCAACCAAGACCGTCGGCGCCGCTGCTGTGCCCGCCCGGCCGGCCTTCCACGCCGGATTTCAGTGGCGCGACTTCGTGGTCTACATCTTCTTTGCCGCCGTGCTCGTCTTCTTCGCCTTCACCATCGGCGACAAGGGCTTCCTGTCGATGGCGAACCTCTTCAACATCACGCGCACGACCTCGATGATCGCCGTCATCGCTGTCGCCATGACCTTCGTCATCGCGGCGGGCGAGCTCGATCTCTCTGTCGGCTCCACGGCGGCTTTGGCCGCGCTCGCCTCCGCGCTCGCCATGCAGGCGGGCTACGGCGTGGCGGGCGGCGTGGTCGCGGCGCTGGCGAGCGGGCTTCTGGTCGGCGCGGTGAACGGCTTCTTCGTCACCGTCGTCAACATCCCGTCCTTCCTGGTGACGCTCGGCATGATGCAGTTCGTGCGCGGCCTCGACATGCGCCTGACCTACACCAAGCCCGTGCCGATCTCGGACCAGACCTTCACCGGCCTGTTCGGCTCAGGCAGCCTCGGCCCGCTGCCCTCGCTCTTCGTCTGGTCGCTGGCGGTGGCGGCGATCGGCCATGTCGTCCTGCGCTATACGCCTTTCGGCCGGCAGGTGCTGGCGACGGGCGGCAACCGCGTCGCCGCGCAATATTCCGGCGTGCCGACCAAGCGCATCAAGCTCTATTGCTTTCTCATCAGCGGCGCGGCGGGCGCGGTGGCTGGCATGCTCTATTCCGGCATGATGCAGACGGCGCGCTATTCCTTCGGCACCGGCGCCGAGCTTGCCGCCATCGCGGCGGTGATCCTGGGCGGCACCAGTCTGTTCGGCGGCAAGGCGACGATCATCGGCACCTTCGTTGGCGCGCTTCTGATCGGAACGATCAACAACGGCCTCATCATCATGGGCCTCGATGTCAGCGAGCAGAACATGGTGGCCGGCGCGCTGATCGTGCTGGCGGTCGCCTTCGGCCGCAAGGGCGCCATGGGCGGCAGGCGCTAGCCAGGCGGGGGGCGCTCCGGTCCGAGCGGGGACGGGCCGGAGCGAAGCGGGAAAAGGCAGGGCCGGCGTGCCCTGCCTTTTCCGTTTTCAGCCTTTGGTGCCGTGGCTGCGGTCGTAGGCGTTTACTGGTGGCGGCGCCCAGCCTTCCGGCAGGCGGGCAGGCTTGTAGACCTCCACCACGAGCGGATGGCAGGCTGCGACATCCGAGGAATGGACCGTCGAACAGTCGCCGCCGGGGCAGGCGGAGAGACAACCGAGAAGGTCGATCTCGGCGAAGAACTCGAGATAGTCCCCCGGCCGCACCGGGCTCGCCTTCATGAAATACTGACCTGTATCCCGCGTGAAGCCGGTGCACATGAAGACGTTGAGCACGTCATGCACATGCCGCTCGGCCTCGTGCAGCGGCAGCCCTGTCTCGGCGGCCAGCGCCCGCGTCAGGTTGGAATGGCAGCAATGGTGATACTGGCCGCCGCCGCTCAGCAGCGCGTGCGTGTAGGGATCGCAGCGCGTGCCGATCACGTCGTGGACCGAGCCGCCGAACGCGTCGAACCCGTACCAGTCCAGCGTATCATGGGTGATCGTCGCCATCGGGCGAAGCGTCGGAAAGCTGGAAAAGAGCTGGTCGCCGAGGCCGACATGCGTGCCGAACAGCGCCCGCGTCTTGCCGCTGTAGAAGCGCTCGGTGAGATCGGCCGCGTTGAAGAGGTTGAGATCGCCGACCTGCGGCCCCTCGACCGAGAGGATGCGGAAGAAATGGCCCGCCGGGGCGCGGAAGCAGGCGGCGTCGCGCGCCGGTACGGTGACCCGCTCCACCAGCGACCAGTCCTCCCGCACGGCGCGGTAGGCCGCGAGGTCGGGCTTCGGCAGGGTTTCCACGGGATAGCAGATCACGGGAGCGATAGACCGTCGGTGGGCGGCGTCGCCCGGCGCTTGGGTGAGGGGCTGAGGCTTCAAGAAGACGTCTCCGGGTTTGGCTGGTGGTTTCGATAGCGCGATGCCACCTGCGGTTCCAGCCGGACGCGAAACGGCCGCGACGGAGATGCCGTCGCGGCCGTTTCGAGTGGCGCATTCGAGGAGGATCAGCCGCCCGGCGCGCTGGCCTCGGTCCGTCCCCCACCGACAAGGCCGACGAGCCTGGACAGGAGCGGCCAGAAGAGCAGCAGCATGGCGAGGCCCATCAGCGTCGCCACCAGCGGGTTCGACCAGAAGATCGAGATCGAGCCGCCGGAATAGAGCATGGACTGGCGGAAGGCGTCCTCGGCCTTGTCGCCCAGCACCATGGCGAGCACCAGCGGCGCGATGGGATAGTCCAGCCGCTTGAAGACATAGCCCATGACGCCGAAGGCGACCGCCATCATCACGTCGAACTCGGCATTGGCCACGGTGTAGGCGCCGATCAGGCAGACCACGATGATGATCGGGCCGATGATGCCGAAGGGAATGCGCAGGATCGAGGCGAAGAGCGGCACGGTGGCGAGCACCAGCACCACGGCGATGATGTTGGAGAGATACATGGAGGCGATGAGACCCCAGACGAAGTCCGGCTGCTCGGTGAAGAGGAGGGGGCCGGGCTGGAGGCCCCAGATCATCAGGCCACCCATCATGACGGCGGCGGTGGCCGAGCCCGGCACGCCGAGCGCCAGCATGGGCAGGAGCGCCGAGGTGCCGGCCGAATGGTCGGCGACTTCCGGCGCGATGACGCCTTCCGGCTCGCCCTTGCCGAAATTGGAGCCGTATTTGCCGAAGCGGCGGCCGAGCCCGTAGCTCATGAAGGAGGCGGCCGTCGGCCCGCCCGGCGTGATGCCCATCCACACGCCGACCGCCGCCGAGCGCAGGAAAGTCACCCAGTAGTGGGGCAGGCGCGCGAGCGCCCGGAAGATCTCGCGGATTTCGATGCGCGAGGAGACGCCCTTGAACTTCAGCTCCTCCTGAACGGTGAGAAGAAGCTCGCCGATGCCGAACAGGCCGATCACGGCGACCAGGAAGGAAATGCCGCGCAGAAGATCGGTGAAGCCGAAGGTGAGGCGCAGCTCGCCCGACACCGTGTCCATGCCCACCGTCGCGAAGGCGAGTCCCGCCAGGAGCGACACGGCGGTCTTCATGGGATCGGCGCCGCCGAGCCCGATGAAGGAGCAGAAGGCCAGGAGATAGATCGCGAAGAATTCCGGTGAGGAGAACCGCAGCGCGAAGGAGGCGATCCAGCCGGCGAGAACCGTGATGACGAGCACGCCCACCAGCGCGCCGATGCCGGCCGAGAAGAAGGCGGTGGCGAGCGCTTCCGTCGCGCGGCCCTGCTTGGCCATGGGATAGCCGTCGAAGGTCGTGGCGACGGAGGAGGGCTCGCCCGGAATGTTGAACAGGATCGAGGTGGTCGATCCGCCGAACAGCGCGCCCCAATACATGGAGGAGAGAAGGATGATCGCCGACACCGGGTCCATGGTGAAGGTCAGCGGCAGGAGCAGCGTCACCCCGTTCGGCGCGCCGAGGCCCGGCAGAACGCCGACCAGAATGCCGAGCAGCACGCCCATGACGATAAGCGCGACATGGTAGAAGGACAGGGCGACGGAGAAGCCGTGCAGGAGATTGGCGAAGTCGGCCATCGTGTGTCTCCTAGAGCATTTCCAGGCAAGGCGGACACGCCTTGCCGTCGGATAATGCGGTGAAATCAGAAGCCTTGAGCATTTCGGATGTCATCGGAAAGGCTCAGTGGATGCCGAGAAGCGGCATCAGCACGCCCTTGGCGAGCGGGACCTGAAACCAGAACTCGAACAGGACGAAGAAGGCCCCCATCGTGCAGACCGCGATGGCGAGCGCCTTGAGGAGGCTCGACTTGTTGAGCGTGACGATGGAGAAGACGAGAAACAGGCCGCAGGCGAAGTAGACGCCGAGCCAGGGAATAAGCGCGGCCGAGACCGCCGTCGGCACGAAGACCGAGGCGATGCGCCCGAGCGCGCCGTCTTCAAGAAACCGCTCGTCCAGCCCGTTTGCCGGATGCATCGCCGCCGGGCCGGCGACCTCCGCTTCCGCCGCCGGGCGCACGCGCCGACGCCCGGTCAGCCCGTAGCGCAGCGCGATTGCCAATCCGAGAAGCAGCACGAGAATGCCGATGCGGAAGGGAAAATAGCCGGCTGCCGGGCCGAAATCGGTCCAGCCGATGCCGTTCTCCCGTGCGCCATAGGCCGTAACCGCCCCGACCAGGGCAAGCGCCAGACCCGTGACCACTTCGACATGACGCCGAGTCACCATGATGTCCTCCGGGTGGAAGCGTGGAAAAAGGCGGCCCGGCGGGCCGCCTCGGGGAGCCTGGGGTTACTTCACCAGCCAGCCGTCGGCCTCGAACTGCTTGCGCGAGGTCTCGGCATTGTCGGCGATGTAGCTCTTGAACTCCTCGCCCGCGAGGAAGCGCGGGGTCTGCGAGGTCGTCTTCAGATAGGCCTGGAACTCCGGCGTCTCGGAGGCCTTGCGCAGCATGTCGGTGTAGTAGGCGACGGCCTCGGCCGGCACGTCCGCCGGGGCGAAGACGGTGCGCGGCATCTGGTAGCTCTCGATCGGCAACCCCTGCTCCTTGCAGGTGGGGATGTCGTTCCAGGACTGGGTCTCGGTCACCTTGTCCTTGTAGGCCATGCGCTGGGGCGCGACGACGCAAAGCGCCTTGGCCTGTCCCGCGCGCCACTGGCCGACATTTTCGGCCGGGTTGTTGGTGTTGGCGTCGATATGGTTGCCGGCAAGTTGCACGGCCGCTTCCGAACCCGACTTGAAGGGAATGTAGAGGAACTTCGCGCCGGTCGCCGCCTCGATCTGGCGCAGCAGCGTCTGGTCCACGTCCTTGGACTGCGAGCCACCGAACTTGATCGCGCCGGGCTTTTCCTTGCCGGCGTTCACGAGGTCCATGATCGTGTTGTAGGGGCTGTCGGCTTGCACCCAGACGATGAACTCGTCCACCGCGAGCGTCGCCACCGGCGTCAGACTGTCGGGCTTGTAGCCGATCTTGGTGACAAGCGGCAGCTGCCACTCGTTGGAGGTGCCGAAGATCAGCTTGTGCGCGTCGCCGGCCGAGCCGGTGCCGTAGATGAAGGCCTCCGCGCCCGAGCCGCCGCCCTTGTTGGCGACCACGACGTTCTCCGGCGCCAGATCGTTCTTGGCGATCGCGGCCTGAAGCTGGCGGGCGAACTGGTCCGTGCCGCCGCCCGCGCCGCCGGCCGCGACGAATTCGATCGGCTTCGTCGGCGCCCATTGGGCCGAGGCCGGCGCACTGGCGAAGGCGGCGGCAATGGCGACGAGGCTGGTCAGGGCTAGTGTCTTCATGTCGGTTCCTCCCGGTTGGTCTGGTCGGGGCGCGTCCTGCGCCCCCTGATGGGTCCTCGCCGCCCCTGGGCTCTCCTCAGCCCGGGGGCGGCGTGTTCTAGGGATGCGTCAGGCGGGCAGGGGCTCCGCCGTCTCGGCGGCGGCGAGAACCTCCGAGACCGTTCGCGCGACAAGCGCGAGCGAGACGGCGCCGGCGTCGGGATGGCCGAGGCTTTTGGCCGCCAGCGGCCGGGCGCGGCCAAGACGCGGCGTCAGATCCCGGGTCTCCTGTGCCGCCACCGTCGCGGCCTCGGCGGCGGCGGCCCAGGCCGAGCGTAGATCGCGGCCGGCGGCGACTTCGCGCTCCAGCGTCTCGGCAAAGGGCACCAGCGCGTCGACCAGCGTCTTGTCGCCCGGCCGGGCGCGGCCGAGCGTGGTGACGGCTTCGAGCCCGGCTTTCGCGCCCGCCGCCACGCGGGGCGCGTCCGGCGCTTCGCCGTCGCCCAGCGCGGTGCCGAAGGCGCGCAGGAACAGGCCCCAGATGGCGCCCGACGTGCCGCCCGCCGTGTCGGCCCAGCGGTCCCCGGCATGGGCGAGAAGCGAGCCCGCGCCGGCGCCGGCGTCAAGCGCCTTGCGCCCGCCCTCCGCCGCTGAGGCGGAGCCGCGCCGCATGCCCTGGCCATGGTCGCCGTCGCCGGCAATGGCGTCGATGCGACCGAGTTCCTCCTCGGCCTTGGCCAGGACCTTCGCGATGGCTTCCAGCGCCGACTGGACGCGGGCCGCGCTTCGGTGCGAAGCCTCGGAGGCTGCGGTGAAGCGCAAGGTTTCTGCCTGGCTCTCGATGGGCTTCTCGGCCCGCTCGCGCGGCGTCCCATGGCCGCGCCGGAAGGCGGCGGTCTCAGCAGGCGCCAGCCAGAGCGGCTCCAGCTCGGCGTCGAGCCAGGTCAGCGTCAGCGAGCAGCCGGCCATGTCGAGGCTGGTGACGAACTCGCCGACCTCCGGCGCGACGAGCTCGAGGCCGCTCGCGCGCAGGCGCTCGGCGACATGGGTCCAGAGAACGAAGAGCTCTTCGTATTTGGTGGAGCCGAGCCCGTTCAGGATCGCGGCGACGCGGCCGTTGGCGCCCTCCGGGCGCTCGGCCAGCAGCGGCTCGACCAGCAGCCCGGCCAGCTCGGCGGCGACCATGCGCGGCTCGTCGCGAATGCTCGGCTCGCCATGGATGCCGAGGCCGATCGCGACCTGCGACGGATCGACGGAAAAGAGCGGGCCGTCCGCGCCCGGCAGCGTGCAGCCGGAATAGGCGATGCCGAGCGAAACGGTGCGCGCGTTGGCGAGCCGCGCCAGGCGCTCCACCTCGTCCAGCGACAGGCCGGCCTCGGCCGCCGCGCCCGCAATCTTGAACACCGGCACGTCGCCCGCGACGCCCCGGCGCTTGGGTTTCTCGTCGGCGCCCGCGCTCGCGACATCGTCGGTGACGGCGAGCACGCGCACGTCGATCCCTTCGCCGCGCAGCCGCTCCGCCGCCGCGCCGAAGTTCAGGACGTCGCCGGCATAGTTGCCGAAGCCGAGCAGGATGCCACCGCCGCGATGGGCCTGCCGGCAGAGCCGCGCGACGCTTTCCGTCGAGGGCGAGGCGAAGACGTCGCCCGCCACGGCCGCGTCGGCCAAGCCCGCGCCGACATAGCCGAGAAAGGCGGGATAGTGGCCCGAGCCGCCGCCGATCACCAGGGCGACCTTGCCCTCAGGCGTCACGGTGGCCCGCAGCGCGCCGCCGCGCGTGGCGTGGACGAGATGACTGTAAACGTCGCAGAAGCCGGCAAGGGCGCTGGCGGCGAAGCGCTCCGGCGCGTCGAAGATCGACGTCATGCTTGAACTCCGGGTCTTGGCAGGATTTTCCTGAGATAGTCGCGATTGGCGGCGCTGACGCTGAGGCCGTCGCCGCCGTAATGCTCGACCAGGAAGGGCGACCGGAAGCCGTGGGCCAGCGCCATGCGGATGGCCGCGCGGTAGTTGATCGTCCCGAATTCCAGCGGGGCGGGCGCGGTCATGACGAGGCCGCTCGAGGCGTCCTCCATTCGTGTGTAGTTCTTGATGTGCCAATAGCCGCAAAAGGGCGCGAGCTTTTCCATCATCGCCTGCCAAGGCTCGACCTCGCGATGGAGGCGGACGAGATTGCCGAGATCGGCATTGATCTTCACGTTGGGCAGGTCGATTTCGGTGACGAGGCGAACCGCGCCGTCGGCCGTGCCCAGCAGCGTGTCCTCGTACATTTCCAGCGCGACTTCGAGGCCGAGGTCGCCCGCGTGCCGGCCGAGATCGCGCACCCGCTCCACGGCGAGGCGGAAGGTCTCGGGATCATCGGGGTTCTTCACGCCGTCGACGGTCCAGAACCACAGCGCCTTGCGCTGCGCGTCTGTCAGGGGCGAAAAGAAGCCGAAGGACACGGCCGCCGCGCCGATCCGGGCCGCCGTGTCGAGAACGCGGTGGCCATAGGCGACATGCGCCTCCCCGTGCTTGGGGTCGATCAGGTTGCGCCGCGCGGTGGAAATGCCGGGAATGGTCAGCCCATGGGCGCCGACCACGCTCATGAACTCGTCCAGCCGCGAGGGCTCCAGATCGGCGAC
Protein-coding regions in this window:
- a CDS encoding dihydroxyacetone kinase family protein, yielding MTSIFDAPERFAASALAGFCDVYSHLVHATRGGALRATVTPEGKVALVIGGGSGHYPAFLGYVGAGLADAAVAGDVFASPSTESVARLCRQAHRGGGILLGFGNYAGDVLNFGAAAERLRGEGIDVRVLAVTDDVASAGADEKPKRRGVAGDVPVFKIAGAAAEAGLSLDEVERLARLANARTVSLGIAYSGCTLPGADGPLFSVDPSQVAIGLGIHGEPSIRDEPRMVAAELAGLLVEPLLAERPEGANGRVAAILNGLGSTKYEELFVLWTHVAERLRASGLELVAPEVGEFVTSLDMAGCSLTLTWLDAELEPLWLAPAETAAFRRGHGTPRERAEKPIESQAETLRFTAASEASHRSAARVQSALEAIAKVLAKAEEELGRIDAIAGDGDHGQGMRRGSASAAEGGRKALDAGAGAGSLLAHAGDRWADTAGGTSGAIWGLFLRAFGTALGDGEAPDAPRVAAGAKAGLEAVTTLGRARPGDKTLVDALVPFAETLEREVAAGRDLRSAWAAAAEAATVAAQETRDLTPRLGRARPLAAKSLGHPDAGAVSLALVARTVSEVLAAAETAEPLPA
- a CDS encoding sugar phosphate isomerase/epimerase family protein — encoded protein: MSHTDEPKLDRTNWPIAAAMIQYPALLLDGRSTQDQSAEDWFETLADVADAGFSEFDPTDSWLRVADLEPSRLDEFMSVVGAHGLTIPGISTARRNLIDPKHGEAHVAYGHRVLDTAARIGAAAVSFGFFSPLTDAQRKALWFWTVDGVKNPDDPETFRLAVERVRDLGRHAGDLGLEVALEMYEDTLLGTADGAVRLVTEIDLPNVKINADLGNLVRLHREVEPWQAMMEKLAPFCGYWHIKNYTRMEDASSGLVMTAPAPLEFGTINYRAAIRMALAHGFRSPFLVEHYGGDGLSVSAANRDYLRKILPRPGVQA
- a CDS encoding tripartite tricarboxylate transporter TctB family protein, whose protein sequence is MVTRRHVEVVTGLALALVGAVTAYGARENGIGWTDFGPAAGYFPFRIGILVLLLGLAIALRYGLTGRRRVRPAAEAEVAGPAAMHPANGLDERFLEDGALGRIASVFVPTAVSAALIPWLGVYFACGLFLVFSIVTLNKSSLLKALAIAVCTMGAFFVLFEFWFQVPLAKGVLMPLLGIH
- a CDS encoding urea carboxylase-associated family protein, which encodes MKPQPLTQAPGDAAHRRSIAPVICYPVETLPKPDLAAYRAVREDWSLVERVTVPARDAACFRAPAGHFFRILSVEGPQVGDLNLFNAADLTERFYSGKTRALFGTHVGLGDQLFSSFPTLRPMATITHDTLDWYGFDAFGGSVHDVIGTRCDPYTHALLSGGGQYHHCCHSNLTRALAAETGLPLHEAERHVHDVLNVFMCTGFTRDTGQYFMKASPVRPGDYLEFFAEIDLLGCLSACPGGDCSTVHSSDVAACHPLVVEVYKPARLPEGWAPPPVNAYDRSHGTKG
- a CDS encoding tripartite tricarboxylate transporter substrate binding protein, which gives rise to MKTLALTSLVAIAAAFASAPASAQWAPTKPIEFVAAGGAGGGTDQFARQLQAAIAKNDLAPENVVVANKGGGSGAEAFIYGTGSAGDAHKLIFGTSNEWQLPLVTKIGYKPDSLTPVATLAVDEFIVWVQADSPYNTIMDLVNAGKEKPGAIKFGGSQSKDVDQTLLRQIEAATGAKFLYIPFKSGSEAAVQLAGNHIDANTNNPAENVGQWRAGQAKALCVVAPQRMAYKDKVTETQSWNDIPTCKEQGLPIESYQMPRTVFAPADVPAEAVAYYTDMLRKASETPEFQAYLKTTSQTPRFLAGEEFKSYIADNAETSRKQFEADGWLVK
- a CDS encoding ABC transporter permease, with the translated sequence MQSKASPTKTVGAAAVPARPAFHAGFQWRDFVVYIFFAAVLVFFAFTIGDKGFLSMANLFNITRTTSMIAVIAVAMTFVIAAGELDLSVGSTAALAALASALAMQAGYGVAGGVVAALASGLLVGAVNGFFVTVVNIPSFLVTLGMMQFVRGLDMRLTYTKPVPISDQTFTGLFGSGSLGPLPSLFVWSLAVAAIGHVVLRYTPFGRQVLATGGNRVAAQYSGVPTKRIKLYCFLISGAAGAVAGMLYSGMMQTARYSFGTGAELAAIAAVILGGTSLFGGKATIIGTFVGALLIGTINNGLIIMGLDVSEQNMVAGALIVLAVAFGRKGAMGGRR
- a CDS encoding tripartite tricarboxylate transporter permease, which encodes MADFANLLHGFSVALSFYHVALIVMGVLLGILVGVLPGLGAPNGVTLLLPLTFTMDPVSAIILLSSMYWGALFGGSTTSILFNIPGEPSSVATTFDGYPMAKQGRATEALATAFFSAGIGALVGVLVITVLAGWIASFALRFSSPEFFAIYLLAFCSFIGLGGADPMKTAVSLLAGLAFATVGMDTVSGELRLTFGFTDLLRGISFLVAVIGLFGIGELLLTVQEELKFKGVSSRIEIREIFRALARLPHYWVTFLRSAAVGVWMGITPGGPTAASFMSYGLGRRFGKYGSNFGKGEPEGVIAPEVADHSAGTSALLPMLALGVPGSATAAVMMGGLMIWGLQPGPLLFTEQPDFVWGLIASMYLSNIIAVVLVLATVPLFASILRIPFGIIGPIIIVVCLIGAYTVANAEFDVMMAVAFGVMGYVFKRLDYPIAPLVLAMVLGDKAEDAFRQSMLYSGGSISIFWSNPLVATLMGLAMLLLFWPLLSRLVGLVGGGRTEASAPGG
- a CDS encoding sugar ABC transporter ATP-binding protein, with translation MQDDILDMQGMEKAFNGIPVLKKARFELRRGEIHALMGGNGAGKSTLMKILTGVYLRDAGTLTLDGKAETFATPAEAEGAGVAMIFQELSLVPTLTVAQNIFLHREPRRGAFVDDREACRQAQAILDDLGEAIDPRMPVELLSTGARQMVEIAKALSKKARVLIMDEPTSSLSDTETQSLFRIARRLKERGVAIVYISHRMSEIFEICDRVTVMRDGATVLTDDCANVSMERLIEAMLGGGSVGSLQWRERPPSADTGAVLEVRNLDVAGRVHDVSFSIRAGEIVGLAGLMGSGRTEIAEAIFGVRAATGGEIRIEGKPVRSTDEAMAAGVALVPEDRRRQGLVLDHSVQSNFALPSLKRFSKGLFVRDRAAANEARQSIRDLKIRTDGPGKVVQLLSGGNQQKVVLAKWLARHPKLLILDEPTVGVDIGAKTDIVEIVREIADRGTAVLVISSEFEELLALSDRLVVLHDGRVVKTLERRDIASEEVLHHAVQG